The Periplaneta americana isolate PAMFEO1 chromosome 9, P.americana_PAMFEO1_priV1, whole genome shotgun sequence genome contains a region encoding:
- the LOC138706807 gene encoding WD repeat-containing protein 36 → MAQSSKIFMSNRALGYVSNHVPLVVRYIRSRKENLVVTCVGQAFHTYGCSRFTLLSVSALHFGDITCLAADSYHIFTASNNEIFAWRRGTELKHRYVGHSSSVHIILPFGPHLLSVDERNVLKIWDIKSEELYLELTFDNPTFHVTTILHPSTYLNKILLGSEQGSMQLWNIHSAKQIYVFKSWASAITVLEQSPAVDVVAVGLASGKIILHNLKFDETIMEFMQDWGLVTNLTFRTDGHPVLVSGSLSGHVVFWNLEERKVTSQLVGAHNNAVTGLQCLPNEPLMLTSSPDNSLKMWIFDMPDGGARLLHIREGHGAPPSSVRFHGSSGHNLLSAGGDSSLRIFSTITETFNKSLGHASYNRKLSKKKRRSVKDPLRMPPIVHFTSETAREKEWDNIAATHLGLATVTTWSYDKLKMGDLQLLPDRFEPKGGVTASCLCLTSCGNFAVIGYSSGHVDRFNIQSGLHRGSYGYPTAHPGSVRGVATDNLNQVVVTGGGEALVKFWAFKTPGPSPLTKLNVEESVSFFRSHHDSSMLAAALEDFTIVVIDLDMHVVVRKFQGHTGQLTDAAFSPDSRWLVTAAMDCTICTWEVPSSQLIDCFKVDAACTSLSFSPVGDLLATTHVNYLGVFLWSNRTLYSHVSLRPITGMSDVPLLKFPTTSGEEGELVEDADPGDGDSDFKSPQQISEAFVSLSSLANSRWQHLLDIDIVRKRNKPKAPPKAPKAAPFFLPTLPSLNLQFDLSKSQGTEGSSKFSLPSSFQTLTGFGKLLTGAAETGDFEPALTQLKSLSPSLIDAEVSSLSPEGGGSVELLLLFMRLLESMLCSKKDFELAQAYLGLLLKSHGHRIAAEKRLRDYLPNVQICQTRSWETLQHQLFYNLCVVQTLKGM, encoded by the exons ATGGCTCAATCAAGTAAAATATTTATGAGCAATAGAGCTCTAGGTTATGTTAGTAATCATGTCCCATTAGTAGTGAGATACATTCGTTCTAGAAAAGAGAATTTGGTCGTAACATGCGTTGGACAGGCGTTTCACACATATGGATGTTCAAGATTCACCTTGCTTAGTGTTAGTGCTTTACATTTTGGGGATATAACGTGTTTGGCTGCTGATTCTTACCACATATTTACTGCGAGTAACAATGAAATTTTTGCATGGAGACGAGGAACAGAACTCAAGCACAGGTATGTTGGACATTCAAGTTCAGTGCACATTATATTACCGTTTGGTCCCCATCTTCTTTCCGTAGACGAGAGGAATGTTCTTAAAATATGGGATATAAAATCCGAAGAACTTTATTTGGAATTAACATTTGACAACCCCACATTTCATGTAACAACTATACTTCACCCAAGCACATATTTGAATAAGATATTATTAGGGAGTGAGCAAGGATCTATGCAGCTATGGAACATTCACTCGGCAAAGCAGATTTATGTTTTCAAAAGTTGGGCATCGGCTATAACCGTGTTGGAACAGTCCCCGGCCGTCGATGTTGTGGCAGTCGGTCTAGCAAGCGGAAAAATTATTCTTCACAATCTGAAGTTCGATGAAACTATTATGGAGTTTATGCAGGACTGGGGCCTTGTAACTAATCTCACTTTTCGAACTGACGGACATCCCGTATTAGTTTCGGGAAGTCTGTCGGGCCACGTCGTGTTCTGGAACTTGGAGGAGCGGAAGGTGACGAGTCAGCTTGTGGGCGCCCATAACAATGCGGTTACGGGGCTGCAGTGTCTCCCCAACGAGCCCTTAATGCTGACATCGTCCCCGGACAACTCGTTGAAGATGTGGATATTCGACATGCCGGATGGCGGGGCGCGCCTGCTGCATATTCGCGAGGGCCACGGGGCGCCGCCCTCCTCGGTGCGGTTCCACGGGAGCAGCGGCCACAACTTGCTGAGCGCGGGCGGAGACTCTTCGCTCAGGATCTTCTCCACCATCACGGAAACCTTCAACAAGAGCCTCGGGCACGCGTCCTACAATCGGAAGCTGTCGAAGAAGAAGCGGAGGAGTGTGAAGGACCCTCTGCGGATGCCGCCCATCGTGCACTTCACCTCCGAGACCGCGCGCGAGAAGGAGTGGGACAACATCGCGGCCACCCACCTCGGGCTGGCGACGGTCACGACCTGGTCCTACGACAAGCTGAAGATGGGCGACCTCCAGCTGCTGCCCGACCGCTTCGAGCCCAAGGGGGGTGTCACCGCGAGCTGCCTATGCCTCACCAGCTGCGGGAACTTCGCCGTGATTGGCTACAGCTCGGGCCACGTGGACAGGTTCAACATACAGTCGGGCCTGCACAGAGGGAGCTACGGGTACCCCACCGCACACCCGGGGTCTGTGAGGGGCGTGGCAACCGACAACTTGAACCAGGTGGTGGTCACCGGCGGGGGCGAGGCTCTGGTCAAGTTCTGGGCGTTCAAGACTCCAG GGCCCTCGCCACTGACAAAGCTGAATGTCGAGGAGTCAGTTTCATTCTTCCGGTCACATCATGACAGTTCCATGCTGGCGGCGGCTCTGGAAGACTTCaccattgttgtgatagacttgGACATGCACGTGGTCGTCAGGAAGTTCCAAGGTCACACAGGACAGCTTACTGATGCGGCGTTCAGCCCAGACTCGAGGTGGCTGGTGACAGCTGCCATGGACTGCACCATCTGCACCTGGGAAGTCCCTTCTTCACAGCTCATCGATTGCTTCAAG GTGGATGCAGCGTGCACGTCCCTGAGCTTCTCTCCAGTCGGTGATCTGCTGGCCACGACGCACGTCAATTATCTGGGCGTCTTTCTGTGGTCTAACCGGACATTGTACTCTCATGTGTCACTGCGTCCCATCACTGGGATGTCTGATGTGCCATTATTGAAGTTTCCAACAACGAGCGGTGAAGAGGGAGAGCTTGTGGAAGATGCGGATCCTGGTGATGGTGACTCCGACTTCAAGTCCCCACAGCAGATCAGCGAGGCGTTTGTGTCGCTCTCTTCACTTGCAAACTCGAGATGGCAACATCTGCTGGATATCGACATTGTGAGGAAGCGAAACAAACCCAAGGCGCCACCCAAAGCTCCAAAGGCTGCACCTTTCTTCCTCCCCACTCTGCCATCCTTGAATCTTCAGTTTGACTTAAGTAAGTCACAAGGAACAGAAGGCTCGAGCAAGTTCAGCCTGCCTTCGAGTTTCCAAACTCTTACAGGATTTGGGAAGCTGCTGACTGGAGCTGCAGAGACGGGCGACTTCGAGCCCGCGCTCACCCAGCTGAAGTCACTGAGTCCATCACTTATCGACGCGGAAGTCTCTTCTCTGAGTCCTGAAGGAGGGGGGTCCGTGGAGCTGCTGCTCCTGTTCATGAGGCTGCTGGAGTCCATGCTGTGCAGCAAGAAGGACTTCGAACTGGCACAGGCTTATCTTGGACTGCTGCTCAAATCACACGGACATCGGATTGCAGCCGAGAAACGGCTCAGAGACTACCTGCCCAATGTGCAGATCTGCCAGACCAGAAGCTGGGAGACCTTGCAGCACCAGCTGTTTTATAACCTCTGTGTGGTGCAGACACTCAAGGGAATGTGA